AACACAATTCCAAAATTCTCTCATCGCTCTTGGAAATCCATTAGTGTGGCCTTCACAGCTCTGCGTGATCTGGCCCCTGCCAACATTTCCAGTCCCATCCCTTATGGGGTCTGCTCCTGCCCTGCACCCTGGTTATGCTCTCTCAGGGCGCTGGGCTTTTGCATATGCTGGTTCTTCCGCCTGCAACATTCTCTCCTCCCACTTATTTATCACCTATCGTATCCTTCAATTCCAAGCTCAAAGATTACTTCCTCAGGGAACCTTTTCTGAACCCCAAATAGGTCACATCCCTCTGTTATACATTCTCCCAGCCCCCTACCAGCTCTTTTGTAACACCAATCGGTgtcaattttacatttatttgtgtgaaTATTTGTTTAGTGTTTGCCTCTCTCTTCAGATACGGAGCTCTAAGAGGGCAAGTCCTTATCTGGTTTTGTTCACCACTCAATCGTCATTGCTCAGCACTGCACTTGGCTTATACTCAGAGCTCAGCGAATGACAACAGACTGAATGAAAAGCTGGACATTTTGTACAACTCCACATAAGGTAAGTGAGGAAACAACCTAGAGAAGCTgaataacttgtccaagttctcagctgggaagtggtggacttgagatttgaacccaggttcatTTCTACCAGGCTGTACTGCCCCTCCATGAAACACCAGGAAAATCCAGCCGGGTTCATCTTCGTCCCCTACAGGAGCTGCGCCTGGTACGGGGTCAGGGAGCAGCACGGAGCTCCTTATCTTCCCTTGCCACACAACTCTGGCCCTCAGAGCTGAACCCGAATCTTGGCCTGGGGGCTGTAATGAAAGGCGCCCTGGCTCAGGGGCCTTGTTACCACTCCTGTCTGGGTCTGGGTTTTCCCCCCGGAGAAACGGAACCCTCTATCTAGAGGGACTCTCAGGCTTGGGGGTGGCAGGCTGGGGGCTGACGGAACTCACTGGGGACACGCGCAGATTCTCATCCACTAGGGCCTCCTGCAGCACCAAATGCCCTGCAGTCTGTAGCTGCTGCAGGGATATCACCAGCGTCCCCAGAGACCTGGGGGTGTGGCATGAAGCAGAAGAATGACCCAGGAGGATGGTCGCAAGCCACCCTCTACCCCTACTTGCATCCTTGGCTCCCCAGGCCTGCTCACCTGGGGCTGAACACATGGCTGCAGTTGACCACCTGTACAGACAGTCACTCCCCAGCCAGTGGAGCCTCATAGTGTGGCCAACGGAACAGCTGGGAATTGGAGGAACCTTGTGACATCCAATGCTGGGCTGACACTGACCCCTAATCCAGAGTCTGAAATAGCAGCCAACCCTAAAAACTGAGAGCTAACTCTATGACTGATCTCCTAAACCTGGAACCAACCCTCCCAAACTAGGGCTGATCTGGGGCTGACTACCAATCAAGAACTAATCCCCCCCAGTCTTGATTCTGACTTGCCCAAACTGAGTCTAACCTCTTTAGCCGGAAATCAACCCCACCTCCTGAGACTATACCTCCCAAAGCCAGGAATAAACCTCCCAAACCAAGGATGGACTCATATGGGGCACAGATCAGCTTCTCCCCATCCAGAATCCAACCCCACTGACCTCACCGATATCTGCTTCTTGACCACAGTGAATTCTCCTTGTTTTCTGGATAAAACCTGCTCAGAATTGAATCTAGTCATTTATCAGCTCCTCCCCACGCACACAAAAAAATCATCCCTCCATTCACTCTTGGCCCAGGGTCTAATCCCCCTGGACTCACCCTTAAAGAGACATAgaagatagggagggagggaagcagagagTTGGAGACATTGGACTTGGGGAGAAAGGGGACAGGCTGTAGAGATGCctagggatggggtggggggcctgGAGAATGGAGGAACTGGAGCTCTCCAGTTCCAAAAATTCTCAGAGCACCCCTGCAAACCTTACCTCGAAAGCTGAGCCTCACCCGTAGGTCATGGGTGCCCGGCAGCCCTGTCAGTCACCGCACACACACGGTCAGAGCCATTGTCCCAGGGCCAATGGCTCTGCCTCTGCCTGCTTGccctcctgcccacctgcccacccacctgAATCGCCTCTGACTCACTGGACTCACCCAGCAGGTTCAGCAATCCCTGCCCTTTAGTCAAACACAAAATCAGCAGGCCTGGGGGTCACGGGTAGGGAGGAAGTGGGAAGACAGAGAGATAGGGGTAAGGTCCCTGTGGTCAGTTCAGTCCTCCCTGCCTGCACCAGCTtcagcctccttcctgcctccttgtAGGGTGGGAGCTGCGacagggtggggatggaggcaAGGGGAGAGGGCCAGACCCCAGGCTGGTCTCTGCTAGCCTGTGAGGACTCAAGGACATGGGACCTCATGTTGTTCCTTGTTCACTTCACCGTCCTCAATGCCCAGCTCAGGGTCTGGCACATTGCAAACCCTCAAAACACGGCCCGAATGGATGTATTAATAAATGAATCCCCTAGCTCCCAGCATTAGCATGGAGGCACTCAacacatttattgaattaatgagtGACTGAATGTGTGTCCCTAGCTTGTACATAGCAGGTGTTCAAAACACTTCTTAACCAAAAGCTAGAGGTCCTTCACTTGGGGTTTACTGGTGGTTTACTGGTGAGTACTGAACTCCAGGGCAGGATTTTGGAATTCTAATCTTTGGTCTCAGGAAAATCCTTTCCGCTCTCTGGACCTATTTGCCTAGCTGTGTAATATGCACAGGATGAACTGCACTGcttttcaaagtatggtcccTAATCAGGATCACACATGTGGttgttaaaaatgcacattttgggcttccctggtggcacaatggttaagaatccgcctgccaatgcaggggacgtgggttcgagccctggtctgggaagatcccacatgccgcagagcaactaagcccgtgcgccacaactactgaacctgtgctctagagcccgtgagccacaactactgagcccacgtgccacaactaatgaagcccgcgcgcctagagctcgtgctccgcaacgagagaagccaccgcaatgagaggcctgcgcaccgcaatgaagagtagcccccgctcgctgcaactagaaaaaagaaagcccgcgtgcagcaacaaagacccaacgcagccaaaaataaataattaatttttttaaaaatgcacattctgggacttccctggtggtccagtggtaaagaatccaccttacaatgcaggggacgtgggttcgatgcctggtcggggaactaagatcccacatgcctccgggcaattaagcccacatgccacagctactgagctcgcgagcctcaactagagaagagaaaaccctcgTACCACAACTAGAggggagcccgcgcaccgcaaggaagagcctgtatgccacaactgagacctgacacatccaaaaataaataaaatatataaataataaataaatctttaaaaaaaatacatgaaaattccTGCGCCCACTCTAGAAATGCTAAAGTAATATCTCAAGGTGTGCCTGGGAACCTGAATTTCTATAAGCTGCACTGGTACTATCCTGTTACACAGCAGGAGTTTGGGAACATATGGTCGCTTGGCTGTGATCATGTGTGATTCCTCATTCCCTTCTAGGTGACTCAGATGATCTGAGTGTGGGTATGGAGATTGGTGGGTACTGAATTCTCACCCCACAGACCCCTGGTGAATATGGGTCTGGGAGAGGAACCCACAGATCCCTGAGGTCAGAGTTCTCTGGCCTAATGACTAGGATGAGAGGAGGGGCCTGAAGGGTTGTAGAGCAAAAGAGACTAAGAAACTAAAAAGACTTTATTGAGAAGTGCTGTGGGTGATCCCTTGCTCcttaacatttattcattcacagatatttgagcacctactacatgctagGCCTATCTAGGCGCTGGaggatacagtagtgaacaaaacaaaaatccctgccttcataaAGTTTACTGCTGTACTGGGAGTAACAGGTtatggaaagagaggaagaaaggaaagaaagaaagaaagaaagaaagaaagaaagaaagaaagaaagaaagaaagaaagaaagaaagaaagaaagaaagaaagaaagaaagaaagaaagaaagaaagaaagaaagaaaaggaaggaaggaaggaaggaagggaaggaaggaaggaagaaagaaagaaagagaaagaaaaagaaaacacatagcaTGTCAGTAataagtgctaaggagaaaaacaaagcaggaaggGGGACAGAAATTCTTTTACGCAGAGTGCAGTTTTGGACGGGGTGTTCTGGGAAGTGCTGTGATGTCACTGCTTGCTTTAACCTGGGAAAGAATAAGAGAGACTGCCAAGGCTCCCCAGTGACGTCACGACTAGCTCTGTGACTCCACACCAGAGCGTTCGGCGGAGACCCTGGTCTCCTCTATGAAGTCAGCAGCCAGGCCCAGATATAGGGGAGAGGGTTGGGTCAGGCCGCCGGGCACGCTGGCTGCACGCAGAGTCCTTGGGGTACCGGCGGCGCGCACCTGCTGAGGGAGGGCCGAGGGCCTTGGCGGCTCAGGCGGTGATTCTGGCGTCCGTGAGGGGGGCAGCCCGGGGTCAGGATGCAGCGAAGACCCCGCCCGGGCTCTGCCGCGTTCCCGCACAAGCACACGCCCAACTTCTACAGCGACAACAGCAACGGCTCTATGAGCATCACCTCGGGGGAAAGCTGCGGGCACCGGTCAGCTGGGCCGGAGCCCGGGGAGCCCGAGGGCAGAAGAGGCCGGggctctagctgcggtgagcccGCCATGAGCGCTGGAGTGCCCGGAAGAACCACAAAGGCTGAAAGCTCTCGGCTGAAGCCGGCGCCTCGGAGCCACAGTGGGCCGACCGCCTCTGGCGCGGCAACCGTGAGGGGCGGGGCTTCGGGTGCGGGCGGGGTCGAAACCGGGGGAGAGAAGGGGCCTAAGGGGTGGGGCTTGGCGCGGAAGCGGGATAAAACTATCTGGGCGCCTCCTAAGGGGCGGGACCTGTAGGGTGAAAACAGGAGGTACTAGATAAGATGCCCCAAAGGGGGGCCTCGGTGTGGAGGACTGtcctggggaggggcggggaaagTCCTGTGATTGGGCACCACTGAGGAGGCGCGGCCTCGGTGTTAGCTTGAGTTGGCTACCAGGGAAATGGGGCCGTATCAAGACCtaaggctgggggcggggccacCGTTTGGGAGGTGGGACCACGTCTAGACTGAGCTTTCTGGGCGCGGGGGTGTCAGAGTGCTGCGAGAGACCCGGGATGGGGCTGCATTGGGACCAAAGCCCCTGAGGCTGCTCTGCTTCTGGGCTGGGGAACCTGCGGCCAGGTGCCGGGGAAACAGCGGGCCTGCGGTGCGCAAGGCCTCAATGGAGCCCCTTGGGCTCCCGCAGAACCGGCTGGCTCTCCCGGTGTCCCTGAGGAGCAGCTCGACCTCTCGACTCTGGATCCGAGGCAGGAGATACCTCCCCCGCGAGTGTCCAAGAGCTTCCTGAGTACGGGCCAGGCCAGCCCAGATCCCCTCTGACCCTCTGGCCCCCCTCTCCGAATTCCATTTCTCACCTCTGGGGCCCTGGTTTCAGTTCTGAGCCCCCAGCCCGTGTCTGATTCTCCAGCTCTTTCTCTGAGCCCGATCCATCTTCCCTGAGAATGAGAATCCAAATCATTCTCCTCGCCCGCATCTAATTCTCCTAGCCCACACCGCTGTTCCTGAGTCCCTATCCCCGAGCCCCCTTCCTAAGCCCCTTCTGAACCTCGAACACCACACTCTGTGAGCCCCTCACCTCTCCCCCTCCCTAAGCCTAGTCCCTTCTCTGAGCCCCCTCTCTTCTCCTCAGGCCCACTCTTCCAGGTGCTGAGCGTGTTGTTATCCCTGGTAGGAGGTGTGCTGGTCAGTGTGTACAggtcagagggagggaaaggggagccccaggggctgctccttgagggggtggggagcagggccagACCCGGCTGCGGCTTGAGCCGATTCACACCTGTGTTCACAGGAGCTGGGTCTAGGACACTGGGGTGGGGTCCGTGGGGTTCGCTAGGGTATCGGGGCCTCAGCCTCCCTCCGGTTCTTTAGGGAGGTCTGTTCCGTCCGCTTCCTGCTCACGGCTGTGTCACTGCTGAGCCTCTTTCTGGCAGGTGAGAGGGCGGTGAATTCCCTAGGCCCTAGCCCTGGCTGCTTTGGAGGCAAACGTGGTACATTTTCTCCTGTACCCTTCAGCCCACTCAGTCTCTTCAGAGGCTCACAGCTCCTCACAGTCCCCTTCAGAGCCTTCTAGTCCCCCCCTCAGACTCAGCCCCTTCaagcctcttctctccccactgtCCCCTTTatgccagggaaaccctctcccttctcttcccctgaGACCAGCCCCCTCTTTCTCCAGCACTCTGGTGGGGACTCCGGTACCTGGCCCCTCCTTTGGAGAATGTGAGTCGGGGAGACTGTCCCGGGGTGGGTGGTTGGCAGGCTGTGAACCTGCAGGTTGTGTGGAGTCCCCTGGGCCGCTGGGAGCAGGGCAGTGCTGGAAGCTGTAACCCTAAGGAAAGGCTGGATATAAACAGGAGATTTCTGAAGGATTGTGCCCAGAGGTGCTTGAGGGTCTGTCTCTGAGAGGTCctggaagggcagggcaggggggcaggggttgGCAGTCCTCAGAAGCAAGGTCCTTTGAGTCTGGCCTCCCACACTGAGGTGGGAACAGAGGTGGGTGGGAGCTCAGCAGCACTGTAttttgtccctccctcctccctccaacaGGAACCTAAGGAGATACTGACTCTAAGGTGAGAGAGAGCACCTGGGGTGGGGAGTTGGGGGCCTCAAAAGTGCTGAAGTGTCCAGGGGGACAGGGAGCCAACTGCACCGTGCCAACCTTCTGTCTGCAGCGAATACCACGAGCGCGTGCGCTCCCaggagcagcagctgcagcagctccgGGCTGAGCTGGTTAAACTCCACAAGGAGGTGTCCAGTGTTCGCGCAGCCAACAGCGAGGTGAGCCCCGCAGACTCATCCTGTTCTCAGAACCAGGTCCAGGAGCTCGGGCCCCAGGAGCCTGGCCCCGTGGCTCTGCCCATTGCACAGTCCCGGCCCACCTTGCAGCTCTGCTCCCTGAGTCCTGAGCCTTAAGGCCCTGCCTAGAGCCCCGCCTTTGGAATTTCTCCCGGGGCCCACAAAGTCTATCCCCAGAGAACTCTGCCCCACTATAAAAGCTGCCCGCAAGCCCCGCCCCTCCAGGCCCCGCCCTCTCTCTTTTCAGAGAGTGGCCAAACTCGTATTCCAGAGGCTGAGTGAGGACTTTGTGCGGAAACCCGACTATGCGCTGAGCTCTGTGGGTAAGACTCAGAGACACAGGCAGAACTATGCACATGAGCGGCTCCAGGAGACCAACCTCAAACAGACCCTGCCCCAGCTGTCAGTCAGGCCTAGGAGCCCCTGAGTGGTTGCTTCTCCCTGCTCCAGGAGCCTCCATCGACCTAGAGAAGACGTCCCCCGACTACGAGGATGCGAACACTGCCTACTTCTGGAATCGCTTCAGCTTCTGGAACTATGCGCGACCGCCCACGGTTATCCTGGAGGTGGGCCTGGAACCTAGATCCCTGAACGGGACCTGGGGCGGGACTCTGGGAAAAGGACCCCCGCAGCTCCCCTGGGGTGGGACCTGACTGAACTGAGGGCGTGGCGCCAGGCGGAGCCCTGCTGGGCAGAAGTCCTGGAGGCAGGGCCTGGCTTGTTTGGGGTGAGGCTCTGGGTGAGGCCGAGAACAACGTGATACTGAAGAGACCTGGCCCTACTAGGTACTGGGGCCCTGGGCAGACACCGGGCTGGGGTTGGAGGACTGGGCGGGGCCCATGATGGGGTCAACCTGTCCTGTGGTTCTGAtgggctgtgtgtctgtctgcCCGCCTGCAGCCAGATGTGTTCCCTGGGAATTGCTGGGCTTTTGAGGGCGACCAGGGCCAGGTGGTGATCCAGTTGCCGGGTCGTGTGCAGCTGAGCGACATCACTCTGCAGCATCCACCGCCCAGCGTGGCACACACCCGGGGAGCCAAGAGCGCCCCGCGTGACTTCGCAGTCTATGTAAGTGGGGCTGAGGCCAAGGAGGTGGGGGATTTTTGCCTAGAGAGCACAAGGCAGTCA
This genomic stretch from Globicephala melas chromosome 15, mGloMel1.2, whole genome shotgun sequence harbors:
- the SPAG4 gene encoding sperm-associated antigen 4 protein; this translates as MQRRPRPGSAAFPHKHTPNFYSDNSNGSMSITSGESCGHRSAGPEPGEPEGRRGRGSSCGEPAMSAGVPGRTTKAESSRLKPAPRSHSGPTASGAATVRGGASEPAGSPGVPEEQLDLSTLDPRQEIPPPRVSKSFLSPLFQVLSVLLSLVGGVLVSVYREVCSVRFLLTAVSLLSLFLAALWWGLRYLAPPLENEPKEILTLSEYHERVRSQEQQLQQLRAELVKLHKEVSSVRAANSERVAKLVFQRLSEDFVRKPDYALSSVGASIDLEKTSPDYEDANTAYFWNRFSFWNYARPPTVILEPDVFPGNCWAFEGDQGQVVIQLPGRVQLSDITLQHPPPSVAHTRGAKSAPRDFAVYGLQVDDETEVFLGKFTFDVEKSEIQTFHLENDPPAAFPKVKIQILSNWGHPHFTCLYRVRAHGIQTSKGAGDSATGGAH